DNA from Sphingomonas sp. R1:
CGGTGATTTGTATCGCCGGCTACCCTATGGGCATGCCGACTTCGTTGTCGATGTCGAGCTTCTCCGGCGCGCGGTTGAGTTCGCGATCGCCTAATCGCGGGGCTCGGCTATAGCCAAAGCTCTGCAGCAGCATCGTGTCCCGCCGACGAAGGGCAGCGGGACACGATGCAGGCGTTCAGAACCCCGTGATATCTGTAAGAGACCCGGCTGGGGTCCTTAAGCTAGAGCGTAGCAGTACTTCAACTCTCCCTGACCTGCTCCCCGTTTTCAGGCCGCTGATAACTTAGAGCACCTTCACGATGGGCGGAATCGCAAGGGATACCCTTTTAGCTGGTCGTGTGATTCATAGGCGTCCGTCACGACGGAGGCGGCGATGGGTTGGCGATCTGGGCAGAGCTACTCGCAGGATTTGCGCGATCGGGTGCTGGCGACGGTGGACGGCGGGATGCCGGTACGCGAGGCAGCAGTGCTCTTCAAGGTGAGCGTTGCCTATATCTACAAGGCGCGGATCCGGCGGCGGCTGACCGGCGATGCCGCTATCAACCCGAACCGCGGCCGCCCGCCGCGCAAGCTCTCCCCGGCGCAGGAACTGGCGCTGGCGGCGCACATCCGCTCGCAACCAGGGATCACGCTGGCGCAGGCACAAGCCTGGCTGTTGGCCGAACACGGAATCGGGCTCAGCACCGGCGCGATGTGGAATGCGGTGCGACGGCTTGGCCTGTCGTTTAAAAAAAGCCCTGCACGCAGCCGAGCAGGAGCGGCCGGACGTGGCGGCGCCGCTCACGCTGTGGCGGGCAGCCCAGCCGTTCATCGACCCTGAAAGCCTCGTCTTTCTCGACGAGACAGGGGTGAACACCAAGATGGCGCGGCTCTATGGCTGGGCGCCGGTCGGCGAGCGCTGCCGCGATCGCGTGCCGTTCGGACACTGGAAGACGATGACCTTCATGGCCGGCCTGCGCCTGACCGGCATGACCGCGCCTTGGGTGCTCGACGGGCCGATGGATGGCGATGCCTTCCGGGTCTATGTCGGCGACGTCCTGGCGCCCACGCTCCGGCGCGGCGATGTCGTGGTGCTCGACAATCTGCCCGCCCACAAGGTCGCCGGCATCCGCGAGGCGATCACCGCCCGCCGCGCCCAGCTCTTCTACCTGCCTCCCTACAGCCCCGACATGAACCCGATCGAGATGGCCTTCGCCAAGCTCAAGGCGCTCCTGCGCCAGCAGCCAGCCCGAACCGTCGATGCTCTTGACGAGCGCATCGGCGAACTGCTTGATCGCTTCCCGCCCCGCGAATGTGCCAACTTCTTCCAGGCCGCTGGATATCAACGGTCAATGTAAAATTGCTCTAACTTACCAATGGCATGATTTCTGGGGAGCAGGTCACTTCGGCGATGATGTGTCGCCACAGGTCTGCCAGTGCATTGCGTCGGAGCGATGCGCCTCAGTCCCTGCCCAGAAAGCGACGGCGCTTGCGCTCCGCCCTTTCCGGTTTGGGAGCCTCTGCTTCTTGTAATGCAATCGTGCGCTGGATTGCCTGTTCGACCCTTGCGACGTCGAGGACGAAGTCGGCGTGCCCCTGCGGCAGACGACGATCCACATCGATATCCGCGCGAAAGCTTTCACCGAACACATAGCCGATATCGAATCCGCGGACCGAGGCGATTGTTCCTAGGATCGGCATCACGTAATCTTCATCACAAAGTGTTATAAACTTCGTCCTGGGTCCCGAAAATACGCCACCATACATGCCGGCGCCTTCTGCGCCTACTACGATTTCTGCGGCGGAGAACGTGGCCACTTCTTCCGCTAGTGTCATTTTCTCAGGAGAAATGACTTCAAAACCGTATTTTTTCACTAGCATGTCGCGAACGGATTCATAATTGATCATGTTGCGCCATGTTTTGCGCGACTCTCTACTGATCAAAACTCGTTTGGGCGTCGATAGCGAAGTTGCTGCAAGCTTCGCAGCGATTTCGGCGTAGACGCCGAGCGAGTATTTTGTAAACACTAGACGCCACGGGCTCGGTACAAATAGGCGGTCTGCTTGGATGATCTGGTCTGCGCGCATGAAAGCTAGCCGATCATGTCCAAAGCCCAGTAATTCTAGCATCTCCAACTGCTTACGACGAAGGTCCTGAGGTACAATAAGGGTGATGTCCTCGCCCAGGTTGCGCACGATCTGCACCCTGGGAAGGCACTGGATCATGAAATGCGAGTGCCAAGTATGCAAGTTTGGCGCGAAGGTAAGTGGCATGGCCGGTCCATCCACCCGCAAAACCTTGTCGGCCTCGAGCGTGGTTCGGCGGCTGCCGTTTTCATCGACAACGCTAGCAGCGTAAAGAGGTGTCAGTGCGGGGTCTCCCATGCAGTCATGGTAGACCGCGCCATCGCTTGCGGCATGAAGGTACTGGGCGTGTGACGCGCTCACGGAAGGGATAAGATAGCCATTGTGGAGTGCCAGCATTGTGTGGAAGATTTCATATCCCTCCGTAATTGCTTCGAGTGCGTGGGACGGTAGCGGCGCACTTGAAGACAACAGGAACGGTCGTTGAACGATAGCCTTCTCCCAGATGCCCTTCTCCTTACCGTTCGTAGTTTCAGCGAGTCCTTCAACAAATCCGGACGCGTAGCTTTTCAGTTCGACATCCTCGCGGGGCTTCGTCGAAACGGTGTTGTTGAAGGTGATGGGGATCCGTGTTATTGGCCTCAGCGTGACGTTGGGCGCACCATCAACACCGGAAAACAGCAGTATACCCCGTAGCGAATAGGCATTGCCGCTACGATATTTGTAGAGCTTAACATCGAACTTTGCATTTGGATGCTTAGTTAGCAAATCATCAGCTGCTTGCATTATTGTGTCGGCACCGGCCGCTATACAATACAGCGTGTTTACTGTCAGCATCGGAGCAAGATGGTCAAATTTTGCATCGAGTGCGTACCCGTTCTGCCCAAGCTCGGGTTCGACAATCATCATGGTGCCTATGTTGCGGCTACCATGAGCACTCAGATAAATTTGAACTTGGTCCGCTTTAATCAAATGCAGACGGTCCATGTTTAATTCGAAGGATGGGCCAATGCTGGCCCATTTTGGA
Protein-coding regions in this window:
- a CDS encoding IS630 family transposase (programmed frameshift); protein product: MGWRSGQSYSQDLRDRVLATVDGGMPVREAAVLFKVSVAYIYKARIRRRLTGDAAINPNRGRPPRKLSPAQELALAAHIRSQPGITLAQAQAWLLAEHGIGLSTGAMWNAVRRLGLSLKKALHAAEQERPDVAAPLTLWRAAQPFIDPESLVFLDETGVNTKMARLYGWAPVGERCRDRVPFGHWKTMTFMAGLRLTGMTAPWVLDGPMDGDAFRVYVGDVLAPTLRRGDVVVLDNLPAHKVAGIREAITARRAQLFYLPPYSPDMNPIEMAFAKLKALLRQQPARTVDALDERIGELLDRFPPRECANFFQAAGYQRSM
- a CDS encoding glycosyltransferase family 61 protein, which gives rise to MDATTLFYRTRRSTRAEAAAKLKAVDTAYEIVRSLDPTAKLSAFRQSSADFIAWKLGGDALDSYLTSTMPVVCHFSKRLDIYLASVLNTLTLQMNFQTRTFLDGPVTILFDGDPQYFEIAMMHGNTTQGLRIGDTAELTTPKWASIGPSFELNMDRLHLIKADQVQIYLSAHGSRNIGTMMIVEPELGQNGYALDAKFDHLAPMLTVNTLYCIAAGADTIMQAADDLLTKHPNAKFDVKLYKYRSGNAYSLRGILLFSGVDGAPNVTLRPITRIPITFNNTVSTKPREDVELKSYASGFVEGLAETTNGKEKGIWEKAIVQRPFLLSSSAPLPSHALEAITEGYEIFHTMLALHNGYLIPSVSASHAQYLHAASDGAVYHDCMGDPALTPLYAASVVDENGSRRTTLEADKVLRVDGPAMPLTFAPNLHTWHSHFMIQCLPRVQIVRNLGEDITLIVPQDLRRKQLEMLELLGFGHDRLAFMRADQIIQADRLFVPSPWRLVFTKYSLGVYAEIAAKLAATSLSTPKRVLISRESRKTWRNMINYESVRDMLVKKYGFEVISPEKMTLAEEVATFSAAEIVVGAEGAGMYGGVFSGPRTKFITLCDEDYVMPILGTIASVRGFDIGYVFGESFRADIDVDRRLPQGHADFVLDVARVEQAIQRTIALQEAEAPKPERAERKRRRFLGRD